Proteins co-encoded in one Arachis hypogaea cultivar Tifrunner chromosome 11, arahy.Tifrunner.gnm2.J5K5, whole genome shotgun sequence genomic window:
- the LOC140176093 gene encoding protein NSP-INTERACTING KINASE 1-like, giving the protein MFQFKELQVTTNNFNNKNILRKGGFGNVYKGVLSGSTLVAVKRLKDGNAIRGEIQFQTEIKMISLAIHRNLLGLYGFCMTPTERLLVYLYMSNGSIAAHLKSNINRRISYEVDI; this is encoded by the coding sequence ATGTTCCAATTCAAAGAACTCCAAGTTACTACCAATAACTTCAACAATAAGAACATTCTTAGAAAGGGTGGTTTTGGAAATGTCTACAAAGGAGTTCTCTCTGGTAGCACTCTTGTAGCTGTCAAGAGGCTGAAAGATGGCAATGCCATTAGAGGAGAGATTCAATTTCAGACTGAAATCAAAATGATCAGCCTCGCCATCCACCGGAATCTCCTCGGACTCTATGGATTCTGCATGACACCAACAGAAAGGCTTTTAGTTTACCTTTACATGTCCAATGGCAGCATCGCTGCACATCTGAAGAGTAATATCAATCGTAGAATTTCATATGAAGTTGACATTTAG